A section of the Archangium lipolyticum genome encodes:
- a CDS encoding sensor histidine kinase codes for MASINQSGPRGRWEVLGRAVLLSGAFCGLTVLSSLFVFPPQENAAVWLPSGLTLAVFLCAEKRRWPVYLVTVFLTQYVLVLLYGDSWKLALSWSLGNCLRTVVGAGLMRRWLNAQVAFSRPRDVLALILAGGLLSPLPSATLGVGAVTLFSLPLSPPELWTGWLNWYLADGLGAVLVAPLLLTWAGERSLPRRRWERVELVGALALLGLVAHVTFGMLSPWGILLSLPYACLPFVLWAALRLGPRGAATAIGVLGSIAVWHTSLGRGPFGVLPATVPERVLSVQVFLAVASLSSLFLAAMARDRWRVERSQRVLAEAGAVFASSLEPRNTLPRVARLLVPELVSGFAVWLEDEEGRLVPSVCEGMTPEQEAGLREQVRQLSEPSRRCLLPEGSAVLARIQHQGRVLGGMALMRLGSSRLPRPRSAAFAEDLAHHCALALENARLLADYQAAIHVRDEFITVAAHELRTPLTSLKLQMRSFARLLQQPSAVTPEAVRPRFLSMSRQVERLGRLVEGLLDVGRINTGRLNLERELLDLGELVHDVVDQLSGELERAGCEVSLVLQPRVCGLWDRTRLEQALNHLLGNAAKFGAGHPIELRVEQREDRAYLTVRDQGIGLAPEALERVFGRFERAVSSREYGGLGLGLFLTRRIAEAHGGHIRVSSQPGQGASFVLELPASSLSSAYVPGPPLSPWPTSPAGSHPT; via the coding sequence ATGGCTTCCATCAATCAGAGCGGGCCGCGCGGGCGGTGGGAGGTGCTGGGGCGGGCCGTCCTGCTCAGCGGAGCCTTCTGCGGACTGACGGTGCTCAGCTCCCTGTTCGTCTTCCCGCCCCAGGAGAACGCCGCGGTATGGCTTCCCAGCGGACTGACGCTCGCCGTCTTCCTGTGCGCGGAGAAGCGCCGCTGGCCCGTGTACCTGGTCACCGTCTTCCTCACGCAATACGTCCTGGTGCTCCTCTATGGGGACTCTTGGAAGCTGGCCCTCTCCTGGTCGCTGGGCAACTGCCTGCGGACGGTGGTGGGCGCGGGGCTGATGCGGCGTTGGTTGAACGCGCAGGTGGCCTTCTCCCGGCCCCGGGACGTGCTCGCGCTCATCCTCGCGGGAGGACTGCTCAGCCCCCTGCCCAGCGCCACGCTGGGGGTGGGAGCGGTGACGCTGTTCTCGCTGCCCCTGAGCCCCCCGGAGCTCTGGACGGGGTGGCTGAACTGGTACCTCGCCGATGGGCTGGGCGCGGTGCTGGTCGCCCCCCTGCTCCTCACCTGGGCGGGCGAGCGGTCCCTTCCCCGGCGCCGCTGGGAGCGGGTGGAACTGGTGGGGGCCCTGGCCCTGCTGGGGCTCGTGGCCCACGTCACCTTCGGAATGCTCTCGCCCTGGGGCATCCTCCTGTCCCTGCCCTACGCGTGCCTGCCCTTCGTCCTCTGGGCGGCGCTGCGGCTGGGTCCCCGAGGCGCGGCCACCGCCATCGGGGTGCTGGGTTCCATCGCCGTCTGGCATACCTCCCTGGGGCGTGGGCCCTTCGGGGTGCTCCCCGCCACCGTCCCGGAGCGCGTGCTCTCGGTCCAGGTCTTCCTGGCGGTGGCGAGCCTGTCCTCGCTCTTCCTGGCGGCGATGGCGAGGGATCGCTGGCGGGTGGAGCGCAGTCAGCGGGTGCTGGCGGAGGCCGGCGCGGTGTTCGCCTCGTCGTTGGAGCCGCGCAACACCCTGCCGCGCGTGGCGAGGCTGCTCGTGCCGGAGCTGGTCTCTGGCTTCGCCGTGTGGTTGGAGGACGAGGAGGGGCGGCTGGTGCCCTCGGTGTGCGAGGGGATGACGCCGGAGCAGGAGGCGGGCCTGCGCGAGCAGGTGCGTCAGCTGTCCGAGCCCTCGAGGCGCTGCCTCCTCCCGGAGGGGTCGGCGGTGCTGGCGCGCATCCAACACCAGGGACGGGTGCTGGGCGGCATGGCCTTGATGCGGCTCGGCTCCTCGCGCCTGCCACGCCCGCGGTCAGCCGCGTTCGCCGAGGACCTGGCCCACCACTGCGCGCTCGCGTTGGAGAACGCCCGGCTCCTGGCGGACTACCAGGCCGCCATCCACGTCCGCGACGAGTTCATCACCGTCGCCGCCCACGAGCTGCGCACCCCGCTCACCTCGCTCAAGCTCCAGATGCGGAGCTTCGCGCGCCTGCTGCAGCAGCCCTCCGCCGTCACGCCCGAGGCGGTGCGCCCGCGCTTCCTCTCCATGTCCCGCCAGGTGGAGCGCCTGGGGCGGCTGGTGGAGGGGCTCCTGGACGTGGGGCGCATCAACACCGGCCGGCTGAACCTGGAGCGCGAGCTGCTGGACCTGGGCGAGCTGGTGCACGACGTGGTGGACCAGCTCTCCGGCGAGCTGGAGCGCGCCGGGTGCGAGGTGTCCCTCGTCCTCCAGCCGCGCGTCTGCGGCCTGTGGGACCGGACCCGGCTGGAGCAGGCCCTCAACCACCTGCTGGGCAACGCGGCGAAGTTCGGCGCCGGACACCCCATCGAGCTCCGGGTGGAGCAGCGGGAGGACCGGGCGTACCTCACCGTGAGGGACCAGGGCATCGGCCTGGCCCCCGAGGCGCTGGAGCGCGTCTTCGGCCGCTTCGAGCGGGCGGTGTCCTCCCGGGAGTACGGGGGCCTCGGGCTGGGCCTCTTCCTCACCCGGCGCATCGCCGAGGCCCATGGGGGCCACATCCGCGTCTCCAGCCAGCCGGGGCAGGGGGCCTCCTTCGTCCTGGAGCTGCCCGCCTCGTCCCTCTCCTCCGCCTACGTCCCCGGGCCCCCCCTCTCTCCGTGGCCCACCTCGCCCGCGGGCTCCCATCCAACGTAA
- a CDS encoding non-proteolytic archaemetzincin-like protein gives MPQPQKVLLLVSLGNPPPVLLREVEEPISLQLGIATVVSKTALPTPTYAFNKDRGQYHCNAIMRRLVTLLEPGHSMVLGVTDVDLFVPDSPFVLGEADRESKSAVLSLARLRQGADGELLRRRLQVEAVHQAGHLLGLSYCEDPRCVMFFAQTQQDCDRKQQSLCNNCRNELNKLNR, from the coding sequence ATGCCGCAGCCGCAGAAGGTGCTCCTTCTCGTGTCCCTGGGTAATCCGCCTCCGGTGCTCCTCCGGGAAGTGGAGGAACCCATTTCGCTGCAACTGGGCATCGCCACGGTGGTGAGCAAGACCGCCCTGCCGACGCCCACCTACGCCTTCAACAAGGACCGTGGCCAGTACCACTGCAACGCCATCATGCGCCGGCTGGTGACCCTGCTGGAGCCGGGGCACTCCATGGTGCTGGGCGTCACGGACGTGGACCTCTTCGTGCCGGATTCGCCCTTCGTGCTGGGCGAGGCGGACCGGGAGTCGAAGAGCGCCGTGCTGAGCCTGGCCCGGCTGCGCCAGGGCGCCGATGGCGAGCTGCTCCGCCGCCGCCTCCAGGTGGAGGCCGTCCACCAGGCGGGGCACCTGCTCGGGCTCTCCTACTGCGAGGACCCCCGGTGCGTGATGTTCTTCGCCCAGACCCAACAGGACTGCGACCGCAAGCAGCAGTCGCTGTGCAACAACTGCCGTAACGAACTGAACAAGCTCAACCGGTAG
- a CDS encoding TolB family protein produces MKSLWRMLGLAVAAVGLSACEPFDDIDLGGGAGGGTAFSRGFVFVRDGSGGRNLYAVDDSGDPNYPLQLTNQGGASFPAVSRNGRVVAFVQRVGSTFELRTVPTTGTGQPSTVFSSTNTSCVGCGNFRYPTFSPDGQTIVFTLDKGGYSHLARVSTDGRVFQQLTNGGGFFYGPSSFMTDGKSVIAARGSALNQYRDLVQVNLQTGLANIVSSGLGNAGAQLVMSRVTVSPDGTKVAFDASTSSGSRIFVGQLDAQSQVYDVTQVTEKLGSEDTYPSWRGIAEIAFLSDAGGNDNIYRVSATSVRGSGALQLVVPVALEPAYGGL; encoded by the coding sequence ATGAAGTCGTTGTGGAGGATGTTGGGACTGGCGGTAGCGGCCGTGGGGCTGTCGGCGTGCGAGCCGTTCGATGACATCGACCTGGGTGGTGGCGCCGGCGGCGGTACGGCCTTCAGCCGCGGTTTCGTCTTCGTGCGCGACGGCAGCGGTGGCCGCAACCTGTACGCTGTGGACGATTCCGGGGACCCGAACTACCCGCTGCAGCTGACGAACCAGGGCGGGGCGTCCTTCCCCGCGGTGTCGCGCAACGGCCGGGTGGTGGCCTTCGTGCAGAGGGTGGGCTCCACCTTCGAGCTGCGCACGGTGCCCACCACCGGCACGGGTCAGCCTTCCACCGTGTTCTCCAGCACGAACACCAGCTGCGTCGGCTGCGGCAACTTCCGCTACCCCACCTTCAGCCCCGACGGGCAGACCATCGTCTTCACCCTGGACAAGGGCGGCTACTCGCACCTGGCCCGCGTGAGCACCGACGGCCGCGTCTTCCAGCAGCTCACCAACGGCGGCGGCTTCTTCTACGGCCCGTCCTCCTTCATGACCGATGGCAAGAGCGTGATCGCCGCCCGCGGCTCCGCCCTCAACCAGTACAGGGACCTCGTCCAGGTCAACCTGCAGACCGGTCTCGCCAACATCGTCTCCAGCGGTTTGGGCAACGCCGGCGCTCAGCTGGTCATGTCCCGCGTCACCGTGTCCCCCGATGGGACCAAGGTCGCCTTCGATGCCAGCACCAGCAGCGGCTCGCGCATCTTCGTCGGCCAGCTCGATGCGCAGTCCCAGGTCTATGACGTCACCCAGGTCACCGAGAAGCTCGGCTCCGAGGACACCTACCCCAGCTGGCGCGGCATCGCGGAGATCGCCTTCCTCTCCGACGCCGGCGGTAACGACAACATCTACCGCGTGAGCGCTACCTCCGTGCGCGGCTCCGGCGCCCTCCAGCTCGTCGTTCCCGTGGCCCTCGAGCCCGCCTACGGCGGTCTGTAG
- a CDS encoding (Fe-S)-binding protein — MSPIITGLLLTIGLSVFVMTMGGRIGALLAMKKESRLDHIPQRVSALLRFGFGQKRMVDPEEFTPGLMHVLIFAAFVVLALRTIMMFVMGFSETALLVLTDLTDPFWADKQGLLTVYKLYLLAKDVVAVGALMGALYFAYLRASVKPDRMSPSWEAYLILGFISGLMITEFLFGGSHMVPREQTMPLATSNFVWWEPATSVVGMAMKPLGYTAAHVLGVAGFWIHLAIILAFLNFLPWGKHFHVITGLPNVFFQRISPDQRNTQSAKLPTPNLEKEEFGTATVRDLTWKQGLDLYSCTECGRCQTHCPTYITGKPLTHKGVNQDLKHWVWEHQMWVEEGRGPSGTTEPLPEIVGSALKAETVWACTSCGWCETACPVFIENVPRLIDMRRYQVQVKAEFPPEIQRVFEGMERQGNPWGLGQDKRDDWAADLALPTWGDGGGPYEYLFFVGCAGSYDDKQKKVSRALVKILREAGVSFATLSKQEMCNGDSARRMGNEYLYQTLAKTNVETWNSMGVKAVITQCPHCFNTIKNEYPEFGGEYRVINHTQLINDLLKEKRIKLSQVMNEKLTYHDPCYLGRHNGVYDAPREVLKAIPGLEVVEMQRSKREGFCCGAGGGRMWMEEHIGTRINHNRLNEAALTLKHAEDPNTPYPSATDKHKPGLVGDYKEPGGKGVVAVACPFCSTMLKDAVNDTGREELIKVKDITELVADAMEVKTGTGTVAPSVAVNAKPE, encoded by the coding sequence ATGAGTCCCATCATCACAGGCCTCCTCCTCACCATCGGACTCTCCGTCTTCGTCATGACCATGGGAGGGCGCATCGGCGCCCTGCTGGCGATGAAGAAGGAGAGCCGGTTGGATCACATCCCCCAGCGCGTCTCGGCGCTCCTGCGCTTCGGCTTCGGGCAGAAGCGCATGGTGGACCCGGAGGAGTTCACGCCGGGCCTGATGCACGTGCTCATCTTCGCGGCGTTCGTGGTGCTGGCGCTGCGCACCATCATGATGTTCGTGATGGGCTTCTCCGAGACGGCCCTGCTGGTGCTCACCGACCTGACCGACCCGTTCTGGGCGGACAAGCAGGGCCTGCTCACGGTCTACAAGCTGTACCTGCTGGCCAAGGACGTGGTGGCGGTGGGCGCGCTGATGGGCGCCCTCTACTTCGCCTACCTGCGCGCCAGCGTGAAGCCGGACCGCATGAGCCCCTCGTGGGAGGCCTACCTCATCCTCGGCTTCATCAGCGGGCTGATGATCACCGAGTTCCTCTTCGGTGGCAGCCACATGGTGCCCCGCGAGCAGACGATGCCGCTGGCCACGAGCAACTTCGTGTGGTGGGAGCCGGCCACGAGCGTGGTGGGCATGGCGATGAAGCCGCTCGGCTACACGGCGGCGCACGTGCTGGGCGTGGCGGGCTTCTGGATCCACCTGGCCATCATCCTGGCGTTCCTCAACTTCCTGCCCTGGGGCAAGCACTTCCACGTCATTACCGGCCTGCCCAACGTGTTCTTCCAGCGCATCTCGCCGGATCAGCGCAACACGCAGAGCGCGAAGCTGCCCACGCCGAACCTGGAGAAGGAGGAGTTCGGCACCGCGACGGTGAGGGACCTGACCTGGAAGCAGGGCCTGGACCTGTACTCGTGCACCGAGTGCGGCCGCTGCCAGACGCACTGCCCCACGTACATCACGGGCAAGCCGCTCACGCACAAGGGCGTGAACCAGGACCTGAAGCACTGGGTCTGGGAGCACCAGATGTGGGTGGAGGAGGGCCGTGGCCCGTCCGGCACCACCGAGCCGCTGCCGGAAATCGTGGGGAGCGCGCTGAAGGCGGAGACGGTGTGGGCGTGCACGAGCTGCGGCTGGTGCGAGACGGCGTGCCCGGTGTTCATCGAGAACGTGCCGCGCCTCATCGACATGCGGCGCTACCAGGTGCAGGTGAAGGCGGAGTTCCCGCCGGAAATCCAGCGCGTGTTCGAGGGCATGGAGCGCCAGGGCAACCCCTGGGGCCTGGGCCAGGACAAGCGGGACGACTGGGCGGCGGACCTGGCGCTGCCGACCTGGGGTGATGGCGGTGGCCCGTACGAGTACCTCTTCTTCGTGGGCTGCGCGGGCAGCTACGACGACAAGCAGAAGAAGGTGAGCCGGGCGCTGGTGAAGATCCTCCGGGAGGCGGGGGTGAGCTTCGCCACGCTGAGCAAGCAGGAGATGTGCAACGGGGACTCGGCGCGGCGCATGGGCAACGAGTACCTGTACCAGACGCTGGCGAAGACGAACGTGGAGACGTGGAACTCGATGGGGGTGAAGGCGGTCATCACCCAGTGCCCGCACTGCTTCAACACCATCAAGAACGAGTACCCGGAGTTCGGAGGCGAGTACCGGGTCATCAACCACACGCAGCTCATCAATGACCTGCTGAAGGAGAAGCGCATCAAGCTCTCGCAGGTGATGAACGAGAAGCTGACGTACCACGACCCGTGCTACCTGGGCCGGCACAACGGGGTGTACGACGCGCCGCGCGAGGTGCTGAAGGCGATTCCAGGCCTCGAGGTGGTGGAGATGCAGCGCAGCAAGCGCGAGGGCTTCTGCTGCGGTGCGGGAGGCGGGCGGATGTGGATGGAGGAGCACATCGGCACGCGCATCAACCACAACCGGTTGAACGAGGCGGCGCTGACACTGAAGCACGCGGAGGATCCGAACACGCCGTACCCGTCGGCGACGGACAAGCACAAGCCGGGCCTGGTGGGCGACTACAAGGAGCCGGGGGGCAAGGGCGTGGTGGCGGTGGCGTGCCCGTTCTGCTCGACGATGCTGAAGGACGCGGTGAACGACACGGGCCGCGAGGAGCTCATCAAGGTGAAGGACATCACCGAGCTGGTGGCGGACGCGATGGAAGTGAAGACGGGGACCGGCACGGTGGCCCCGAGCGTCGCGGTGAACGCCAAGCCCGAGTAA
- a CDS encoding ELWxxDGT repeat protein: MRIIRGAVGCLALGLAAMGCGDSGQAREERSARHEGRLSGETGSAPREFTWAGGKLFFTAEDSLHGRELWVSDGTGGGTRLVEDLVTGGHGYFPEKLTAANGVLFFVLGNGSYTDSTLWRSDGTAGGTWPLHSASTAPSRNFAVKEFVSAGGTLFLSARTESFGDFEVWKSDGTPEGTVLVKDILPWDNADIQLVDAVNGTLFFIANDGEGGRALWKSDGTAEGTVLLKRISEYLDSPLYDKAAVGGLLYFITNGSDSSTRALWKTDGTPEGTVHVTEVLSSPFSWSEDHFQLTAMGDALFFASYTGDPGIELWKSDGTAEGTGMLTDIYPSGWSEPQGLRAANGVLYFTAWSHETGREMWKSDGTAEGTVRITDFPGDSLGPQCFMVGVDARRAYFGVFNLGSSQVQLWRTDGTAEGTVLLRSFPLGGVDAGLQGSSAFRGDTFFFHADDGTGLQTWKTDGTPEGTVPLRDVTSGTTLR, translated from the coding sequence ATGCGAATCATTCGAGGGGCAGTGGGCTGCCTGGCCCTGGGGCTGGCGGCGATGGGCTGTGGGGACTCGGGTCAGGCTCGTGAGGAGCGGAGCGCGCGCCACGAGGGGCGGTTGTCAGGGGAGACGGGGAGCGCCCCCCGGGAGTTCACCTGGGCGGGCGGCAAGCTCTTCTTCACCGCGGAGGACTCCCTCCATGGGCGCGAGCTGTGGGTGAGCGATGGGACGGGCGGGGGCACCCGGCTCGTCGAGGACCTCGTTACTGGCGGCCATGGCTACTTCCCCGAGAAGCTCACGGCGGCGAACGGGGTTCTGTTCTTCGTCCTCGGCAATGGCAGCTACACGGACTCCACACTCTGGCGCAGCGATGGGACGGCCGGGGGGACCTGGCCCCTCCACTCCGCGAGCACGGCACCGTCCAGGAACTTCGCGGTGAAGGAGTTCGTCTCCGCTGGGGGGACGCTCTTCCTCTCCGCGAGGACCGAGAGCTTCGGCGACTTCGAGGTGTGGAAGAGCGACGGGACGCCCGAGGGCACCGTGCTGGTGAAGGACATCCTCCCGTGGGATAACGCCGACATCCAGCTGGTGGATGCCGTGAACGGGACGCTCTTCTTCATCGCGAACGATGGCGAGGGGGGGCGCGCGCTGTGGAAGAGCGACGGGACGGCCGAGGGCACCGTGCTGCTGAAGCGCATCTCCGAGTACCTGGACAGCCCCCTCTACGACAAGGCGGCCGTTGGCGGGTTGCTCTACTTCATCACCAACGGCTCGGACAGCTCCACGCGCGCTCTCTGGAAGACGGATGGGACACCCGAGGGCACCGTGCATGTCACGGAAGTCTTGAGCAGCCCCTTCTCCTGGTCCGAGGACCACTTCCAGCTGACGGCCATGGGCGACGCGCTCTTCTTCGCCAGCTATACGGGCGACCCCGGCATCGAGCTGTGGAAGAGCGATGGGACGGCCGAGGGCACCGGGATGCTGACGGACATCTACCCCTCGGGCTGGTCCGAGCCCCAAGGTCTGCGGGCCGCCAACGGCGTCCTCTACTTCACCGCGTGGAGCCACGAGACGGGGCGCGAGATGTGGAAGAGCGACGGGACGGCCGAGGGCACCGTGCGCATCACGGACTTCCCGGGGGACTCGCTGGGTCCCCAGTGCTTCATGGTGGGGGTCGACGCTCGCCGGGCATACTTCGGCGTGTTCAATCTCGGGTCCTCGCAGGTGCAGTTGTGGAGGACGGACGGGACGGCGGAAGGCACGGTGCTGCTGCGGTCCTTCCCGTTGGGAGGGGTGGATGCTGGCCTGCAGGGCTCGTCCGCCTTCCGCGGTGACACCTTCTTCTTCCATGCGGATGACGGAACCGGGCTGCAGACGTGGAAGACGGATGGGACGCCCGAGGGCACCGTGCCCCTCCGGGACGTGACGTCCGGGACGACGCTCCGCTGA